The stretch of DNA ATGGGCTGGCGGAAATTCTAGGACATGAAAATTATGCGAAAGGGATCGTTGTGAGGGAAGATAATGGTGTTTTAGATGTAGATATGCACATTATTGTGAGTTATGGTGTGAAAATTTCTGAAGTTGCACAAAACGTGCAAGCGACAGTGAAGTATACACTTGAAAACACATTGAAACTTAAAGTCAACTCTGTAAATATTTTTGTTCAGGGCGTGCGTTTTATTAATGACAGGAAAGAAAATTAGGAGGATATTTGCATGGTAACTAAAATCAACGGTAATTTATTTGCCGACATGATTATACAAGGGGCACAGAATTTATCTAATAATGCGGATATGGTAGATGCATTAAATGTTTATCCAGTGCCAGATGGGGATACAGGAACCAATATGAACTTATCGATGACATCGGGGCGTGAAGAAGTTCAAGCGCATTTAACTGCGCATATTGGTGATTTAGGAAAGGCTTTCTCTAAAGGGTTGTTGATGGGTGCACGGGGTAACTCAGGTGTCATCTTGTCGCAAATCTTTCGTGGTTTTTCTAAAGCGTTAGAAGATAAGGCAGAGATTGACGCAAAACAGTTTGCGGAGAGTTTTGATGCAGGTGTTAAAACGGCGTATAAAGCAGTGATGAAACCGGTAGAAGGTACGATTTTAACTGTTGCTAAAGAGGCAGGACACGCTGCAATGGCAAAAGCTTCAGAAACAGATGACTGTTTAGAAGTCATGATGCACGTCTACAAAGAGGCACAAAAGGCATTGGAAAACACACCGAACTTGTTACCTGTACTGAAAGAAGTAGGGGTTGTCGATAGTGGTGGAAAAGGACTTACGCTAGTTTATGAGGGCTTTTTAAAAGCGATGAGAGGCGAAAAAATTGAAGCTGAAACATCTAAGGTCGACCAGGACACATTCTTTAATGATCAGCATGATTTCCACGGTGTAATGGACACTGAAGATATCGTTTATGGGTATTGTACTGAAATGATGGTTCGCTTTCAGTCCGGTAAAAAACCTTTTGACGAAGCCGATTTTAGAACGGAAATGAGCCGATTTGGCGATTCTTTACTTGTCATTAGTGATGACGAAATTGTAAAAGTACATGTTCATACGGAAACACCGGGTGAGGTTTTCTCATTCGGTCAAAAGTACGGCGAATTGATTAAAGTTAAAGCTGAGAACATGAGAGAACAACACAGGGAGTTGCTACGTAAAGAAGCCGTAACGCATTCACGTTCTAAGAAAGAGGCGGCTGAAAAACAACAAACCGTTGAAACAGCGATTATTACGATTTCGATGGGAGAGGGCATTACTGAACTTTTCAAATCAATGGGTGCCACACATATTATTAGTGGCGGACAAACGATGAACCCTTCTACCGAAGACATTGTTAAAGTGATTAATGAGAGTGGTTGTAAGCGCGCGATCATATTACCAAACAATAAAAATATTCAAATGGCGAGTCAACAAGCGGCGGATATTGTCGATGCGGAAACTGTCATTATTCCAACACGTACAATTCCTCAAGGCATGGCTGCATTGTTCCATTATGATGACAGCGAAGATATGGCGACTAACAAAGAAGCCATGACAGCAGCAATCAAAGATGTGAAATCAGGTGCAATGACGTATGCAGTGAGAGATACGAAAATAGAAGGAATCGAAATTGAAAAAGATGCTTTTATTGGACTGATTGAAGATAAAATTGTAGCGAGTGATCGCGACAAGAAAAACGTGTTACAACAAACTTTGGAATCGATGTTAAATGATGATAGTGAAATTTTAACAATCATTACGGGTGAGGAAGCGGATGCAGATTTGACAGCGTGGATTGAAACATTTGTAGAAACGCAATATGAAGAAGTTGAAATCGAAGTACAAAATGGTCAACAACCGATCTATCCATATTTATTTGCCGTTGAATAATGAGATAGTCATACTGTTTTAAAATAAAAAGCATCAAACAATGATAAGTCGTTGTTTGATGCTTTTTAGAGGTTTGAATCCATTTTTAAAATGCAGTTTTGAGGTGAAGCGTTTGACGAGCACCATAGTCGAGCGGACGTCGTATGATTGTAGCACAACAGGTACGATATGTTCTCAAAGTATCTTATGTCATATTTATTCAAAAGTGATATCGTGTACCCTCATTTTTCTTAATGATGTGTAATTTTTAGATGAGGTGGGTATGGTGAATACGACTTCAAAGTGAAGCGCCATTCAACTTTTTGTATTACTGAAGTAAATTCATCCTCAGTTGTTTTTTGCGATGACAGGGGGTGAGGTTCTTTCATCACGAAATAAAACACGTTGTTCATTAAAATAAAAATCAAAATATAAAAAAATTCATAAGAAGAAACTTCAAAAATTACATTACAAAGAGAACATTGTTATAATGGAGTGACACATTTGATGGTCTTTGATGAGGGGGAGCAAAAATGAAATATAAAAGTGTTTTTGATATTATCGGACCGACGATGGTTGGGCCATCGTCTTCACATACAGCTGGCGCCGTTAGAATTGGTCGGGTCGCGCGCGACTTGTTTGGTCAGCAGCCAGATCGAGCCGACATCTATTTGTACGGTTCCTTCATGGAAACTTATAAAGGACATGGGACAGATGTTGCATTAGTCGGAGGTTTGTTAGGTTATGACACCGATGATGATCGTATAGAAACGAGTTTAGATACGGCTGAAAAAGCAGGTATGAAAGTCCATTTCATAGAGATGACAGAGGAACGTTCACACCCGAATACAGCAATCATAGATATGACAGATAGCGATAAAAATATTTCTGTTGAAGGTGTATCTATCGGTGGTGGTAAAATAGAAGTCGTAGCGATTAATGGTTTTCCGTTAGCGATAAGTGGTAATTATCCTACATTGCTTGTATTTCACCAAGATACATTTGGAACAATTGGAAAAGTCGCTAATATTATTGGTGATCGAGGCATCAATGTAGGGAGTATGCAGGTTTCCCGTAAAGAAAAAGGAGATCAAGCGTTAATGACTTGTGAGCTAGATGAGGATGTCAATGAAGAAATACTCAATTTAATTCGACAAGTACCAGGTGTCGTAACAGTTTCGTTAATGGGGATAAGTCATGATGACAGAAGTTAAAATGTTTAAAAGTGTGAAAGAACTGATTGATAAATGTGAAACAGAGAATAAAGCAATCTATGAAGTCATGCTTGAACAAGAGATGGCAGTAACAGGGATGACAGCTGAAGAAGTTTATACGCATATGAATCGCAATTTAGAAACGATGGAAAAAGCGTTAGATGAAGGTTTGGCAGGTGTCACATCTAAAACAGGTTTAACAGGTGGAGATGCAGTCCTAATGAAGCGGTATGTGGCGTCTGGTCAATCACTAGCTGGAGATCTGATCCTAGATGCAGTGAGCAAGGCCGTTGCTACAAATGAGGTCAATGCTGCGATGGGTAAAATTTGTGCGACGCCTACTGCTGGTTCTGCTGGCGTTGTTCCTGGCGTTTTATTTTCTCTCAAAAATAGATTACAATTAAGTCGACAAGACATGCTGAATTTTTTGCTCACTTCAGGTGCCTTTGGATTTGTCGTTGCCAATAATGCTTCAATTTCTGGTGCCGCTGGTGGATGTCAAGCAGAAGTCGGCTCGGCAAGTGCAATGGCTGCCGCGGCAATCGTTGAAGCGGCAGGGGGTTCTCCACAACAATCGGCTGATGGGTTTGCCATTTGCCTGAAAAACATGTTAGGCCTTGTGTGTGATCCGGTCGCCGGATTAGTGGAAGTCCCTTGTGTAAAACGGAATGCGGCAGGGGCGTCTAATGCAATTGTGTCAGCGGATATGGCTTTGGCAGGCATCACATCACGAATTCCGACAGACGAGGTTATTGATGCGATGTATAAAATCGGACAAACAATGCCATCTGCTTTACGCGAAACGGGGCGTGGCGGCTTGGCAGGTACACCTACAGGTCAACGATTAAAACAACAAATATTTGGTGATTAAACATGACAAAATTAAACCTGATTGAAAATCCTTATGAACTCAAGGACATCAAAGGGTTAGGACCGAAACTACTCCTACTTTTAAATGAAATGAATATTCATACCATTCAAGATTTGGTGTTGTATTTGCCGATGCGTTATGAAGATAATACGTTGGTAGATTTAACACGTGCGGATGATGAAGCAAATGTGACAGTTATGGGGGAAATTTATTCAACCCCAACTGTCGCTTTTTTTGGGAGAAATCGTTCTAAATTAACGGTGCATTTGATCATTAATGGAATCGCCGTTAAAGCCGTATTTTTCAATCAACCTTATTTAAAAAATAAGATTCAATTACATGAAACGGTGATGATTAAAGGGAAATGGTCGCGACGTAAGCAAGAAATCAACGGACAAAAAATGATTTTTGATACAACGCAAGTGACACATGCGCAGTTCACGCCGGTTTATCGTGTGAAAGAAGGTTTAAAGCAAAAAACTTTAAGAGATATGATTCAACAAACATTGAAAGATACGACGATACACGAATGGCTTCCAGTGGGTTTACGTCAACAATATCAATTAGAAACGTTGCATGATACCATTCACGCGCTACATGAAGCGAAAGATCAAACGTCATTAATAAAAGCACGTCGCACATTCGCTTTTACTGAATTTTTTATGTTTGAATTGCGGATGCAATGGTTGAATCGACTTGAAAAGATGTCGGAAGAAGCACAGGAAGTCAATTATGATATTCAAAAGGTCAAAACATTTATCGAGACGTTACCTTTTGAGTTGACTGACGGGCAAAAACAAAGTGTTAATGAAATTTTTCGTGATTTAAAAGCGCCAATTCGAATGCATCGTTTACTTCAAGGCGATGTAGGTTCAGGAAAAACGGTCGTTGCAGCGATTTGTATGTATGCGATGAAAACAGCTGGATACCAATCTGCACTCATGGTTCCTACCGAGATATTAGCTGAACAACACGCAGAAAGTCTCGCAGCATTATTCGGTCCGCATATGAATGTGGCGTTGCTGACAGGTACTGTTAAAGGTAAAAAAAGGCGTTTATTATTAGAAAGTCTTGCGAATGGTGAGATTGATTGTTTGATTGGAACACATGCTTTAATTCAAGATGATGTCGATTTTCACAATGTAGGTTTAGTTATCACAGATGAACAACACCGCTTTGGTGTTCAACAACGTCAAAAACTTCGTGAAAAAGGGGCATTAACGAATGTCTTATTTATGACTGCGACGCCTATTCCAAGGACGCTTGCGATATCCGTATTTGGTGAAATGGATGTTTCATCCATTAAAAGTTTACCTAAAGGGCGTAAGCCGATTCAAACTTTTTGGGTTAAGCATGAACGTTATCAACAAGTCATTGGACAATTGGAAAAAGAACTTCAAAAAGGGCGACAGGCTTATGCAATTTCTCCTTTAATTGAGAGTTCAGAGCATTTGGAAGATGTTCAAAACGCAATTGCATTATATGAAAACTTACAAGCAGCACTTCCTCATCGTCGCATTGGATTATTGCACGGTAAAATGACTTCTGACGAAAAGGACACCATGATGCACCGCTTCAGTACACATGACATTGATGTCCTAGTCGCAACGACCGTAGTTGAAGTGGGTGTGAATGTCCCCAATGCCACGTTTATGATGATTTATGATGCCGATCGTTTTGGCCTATCTACTTTACATCAACTACGAGGTCGTGTTGGAAGAAGTGATTTTCAAAGTTATTGTGTCTTAATCGCCTCCCCTAAAACCGAAACTGGAATTGAGCGTATGCAAATTATGACGCAAACGACAGATGGTTTTGAATTAAGTGAGCGTGATTTGGAAATGAGAGGGCCTGGTGACTTTTTTGGTGTGAAGCAAAGCGGCCTCCCTGAATTTTTAGTTGGGAATTTAGTAGAAGACTATCGCATGTTAGAAGTTGCAAGAGATGAAGCCGCAAAACTCATTCAGTCAGGTGAATTTTTTACTGAGATGTATCAGCATTTGCGGACATTTATTGAAGATAAAGTATTGTATCAAAGTTTTGATTAATCATATAAAAATCTTAAATATAGACGACAATACCACAAAGTGCACTGTATACTCTGAGTGTGTATAATTATTTTGAACTTGTTGTGAAACATGGTAAAATGAAGTGGAGTCAATTAAGACTTGGTACTAAATTTGGGTGGCGATGATGTGAAAAAAACAAAAGATGAAAGACGCGCACGAATGAAAACAACCATCCAGCAAAATCCATTTATTACGGATCAAGCTTTAAGTGAAATGTTTGAAGTGAGCATACAAACGATACGACTTGATCGAAGTCAGTTGAAAATTCCTGAACTTCGAGAGCGCGTAAAAAATGTAGCCAAAGATCAATATCAAAACATTAGTGCACTTGAAGATCAGGACATTATTGGAGATGTTGTTTTTCTTGAGCCTAACTCAGAAGGAAAGTCCATTTTGACGATTTCAAAAAAGGATGTTTTTGCGAGAAATGCAATTGCGAGAGGGCATGTGTTATTTGCGCAAGCGAATTCTTTATGTGTTGCAGTTTTAAAACATGCATCGGTATTGACCAAAGAAAGTCATATTCATTTTGTCAAACCGGTTCAGCTTGGTGATGTAGTCATTGCGCATGCGGAAGTTCAATTTCATGGTGGAAAATATTATGAAATCAGTGTGACATCATTTGTTGCGCAAGAAAAAGTCTTTGAAGGCCTATTTAAAATGTATTACATAAGTGAGGATGAATAAGATGGCAAAAATAGCTGTAGATATGATGGGTGGCGACGATGCCCCTCATATCGTACTTGAAGCAGTCGAAAAGGCTGTCCATGATTTTGATGATTTAGAGATCATACTTTTCGGTGACGAAAAACAATATCATTTAAATCATCCTAGAATTGAAATGCGACATACCAGCGAAGCAATTTCAATGGAAGATGAACCTGTACGTGCGATAAAGCGCAAAAAAGATAGTTCGATGGTCCGCATGGCTGAAGCAGTGAAAAATGGAGAGGCCGAAGCATGTGTATCTGCAGGGAATACAGGCGCTTTAATGTCAGCGGGTTTATTTATCGTTGGACGATTACCGGGCGTTGCAAGACCTGCACTCGTTGTGACGTTACCAACAGTGAATGGTAAAGGTGTTGTATTCCTTGATGTGGGTGCGAATGCAGATGCAAAAGCAGAACATCTTTATCAAAATGCTGTTTTAGGTCATATTTATGCACAAAAGGTAAGGGATATTGCTAAACCGAGAGTCGCGTTGTTAAATATTGGTACTGAAGCACAAAAAGGGAACAGTCTAACTAAAGAAGCATTTCGCTTAATGTCAGAGTCAGAATTGTTTCATTTTGTTGGCAATATCGAAGCAAAAATGTTGATGGAAGATGAAGCGGATGTCATTGTCACAGATGGTTTTACAGGTAATATGGTGTTGAAAAATCTGGAAGGCATCGCCAAGTCATTTGGTAAGATTTTAAAAAATGACTTGCTCAGAAAAGTGAAAAACAAGTTAGCGACTTTGGTTATGAAACGCGATATCAAACGCATTGCAAAACAACTAGATTATTCTGAATATGGTGGGTCCGTGCTTTTAGGGTTAGACGGCATTGTGGTGAAAGCACACGGAAGTTCAAATGCTAAAGCGTTTTATTCTGCTATCCGTCAAGCGAAAATCGCCAGTGAAACACGCATTGTAGAGAGTATGAGAGAAAAGGTGGGTAACATTCATGAGTAAGACAGTTTTGATGTTTCCAGGACAAGGGGCACAAAAAGTAGGTATGGCACAAGACCTCTATCAACATGATGAAGCAGCAACGGCAGTGTTAGATGTTGCAGCAAAAAATGTAACATTTGATTTGCTCGAAACAATGTTTGAAGATCCAAATCAAATCTTAGGTCAGACAGAAAATACACAGCCTGCATTGTTAACACATAGTATGGCACTTTATCATGCGATGGGATGCCCGGCAGCTGATTATACTATTGGTCATAGCTTAGGTGAATATTCCAGCTTAGTGATGAGTGGCGTGTTAAAGTTTGAAGATGCTGTACAAATTGTGCGTAAACGTGGCGCGCTTATGGCTCAAGCATTTCCAAACGGTGTGGGAAGTATGGCGGCTGTGTTAGGATTATCATTCGATGAAGTCAAGGCAGTTTGCACACAGCTTTCAACTGAAACATCTGTGATTGAGCCTGCGAATATTAATGCGCCTGGTCAAATTGTAGTGTCAGGCCATAAAGAAGCCATTGATCGATTAGTGAACGAAGGGAAGTCACTCGGTGCAAAAAGAGTGATGCCTTTAGCGGTATCTGGTCCATTTCATTCTTCGATGATGCAAGTGATTGAGGATGATTTTAGAACGTTTATTGATCAGTTTGAGTGGCACGATGCACAGTATCCTGTGGTTCAAAATGTCAATGCACGACCTGAAACAGAGGGTGAAAAAATTAAACAGAACATGGTGGCGCAACTGTATTCACCTGTTCAATTTATCGCATCTGTTGAATGGCTCATCGAACAAGGTGTAGATCATTTTATTGAAATCGGTCCGAACAAAGTCTTGTCTGGATTAGTTAAAAAAATAAATAGAGATGTTAAAATAACTTCGATTCAAACACTCGAAGACGTAAAGGAATGGAAAACAAATGAGTAAAGTCGCATTAGTTACAGGTGCTTCACGTGGTATTGGTCGTAGCATCGCATTACAACTTGCAGAAGAAGGTTACAATGTCGTTGTGAACTACGCAGGAAATAAAGATAAGGCAGAAGCCGTAGTGGAAGAAATTAAGGCCAAAGGTGTAGACAGCATGGCGATTCAAGCGAATGTAGCTAACGGTGATGAAGTCAAAGCCATGATTAAAGAGACTGTTAAAACATTTGGTTCGTTAGATGTGCTGGTGAACAACGCGGGGATTACAAGAGATAACTTATTGATGAGAATGAAAGAACATGAATGGGATGCAGTCATTGACACAAATTTAAAGGGTGTTTTCAACTGTATTCAAAAAGTGACACCACAAATGTTAAAACAGCGTAGTGGTCGCATTATTAATTTAACGAGCGTGGTGGGTGCAGTTGGAAACCCTGGACAAATTAACTATGTGGCATCTAAAGCGGGTGTCATTGGAATGACTAAAACGGCAGCACGTGAATTGGCATCGCGCCATATTACTGTTAATGCGGTTGCACCTGGATTTATCGTTTCTGATATGACAGATGCGCTCAGCGATGACTTGAAAGCCACAATGAAAACACAAATACCGTTAGGCCGATTTGGTCAAGATACCGATATTGCACACACGGTGGCGTTTTTAGCTTCTGAAAAAGCAGCGTATATTACAGGGCAAACCATTCATGTCAATGGTGGCATGCATATGGAATAATTGACGACACAATCATTAGGCCGATTGACATTCAATGATAAATTTAAAAATGACGGATTGAACTTATCGGAAATGGGTTGTATTTACGCAGATAAAATGGCAAAATATAACAGTCGAGTATTTCAATTCGATAAAAGAATGCGCAAAATATGTTTTGTGCACGCGTAACATGATTAATAAGGAGGTGAAAGACTGTGGACAACTTCGATAAAGTTAAAGACATCATCGTTGACCGTTTAGGCGTTGATGCGGATAAGGTCACTGAGGATGCATCATTCAAAGATGATTTAGGCGCAGATTCACTTGATATTGCAGAGTTAGTTATGGAATTAGAAGATGAATTCGGCACTGAGATTCCAGATGAAGAAGCCGAAAAAATCAATACAGTTGGAGACGCTGTTAATTACATTAATACACTTGAAAAATAATGCCTTTCATCTGAGTCGATTTTTCGGCTCAGATTTTTTATTATATAGTAGGTTTTAGTTATGATATCACGTATAATAAAGGGTATGGAATTTGAATAAAGGCATCTCACTTTTATTGAACACGATGACATTGTGATGTGCTCACTAAAAGTTTGAGAGCGTATTCAATAAGATTGTTTTTTAGCATTTGCTAAGTAATGTATCAAGAATTGGAACGGTCGTTTTATAGCAATTTAAAGGAGGCATTGACGGAATGACTAAAGCGCGAAAAGAAATGCTGATTGCGCAATTTCAAGAAAAATTTAAAACTAAAATGGAAGAATGGGAGTTGCAGTATAACGACATCACGCTATACCAACAAGCTTTTTCACATTCAAGTTTTATCAATGATTTTAACATGGCACGAACTGAACATAACGAACGGTTAGAGTTTTTAGGTGATGCGGTACTAGAATTAACGATTTCACGCTATTTATTTGATACTTTTCCGCAATTACCTGAAGGCGATTTAACGAAAATGCGTGCAACGATTGTTTGCGAACCTTCTTTGGTCATTTTTGCAAAACAGATTGAGCTCATGTCACTGATTTTACTCGGTAAAGGTGAAGAAAAAACAGGAGGAAGAACACGTCCGTCATTGGTTGCGGATGTCTTCGAAGCATTTATCGGCGCTTTGTATTTAGATCAAGGATTATCGGTTGTTTGGCAATTTGCAGAGACAGTCATCTTTCCACATGTGAAAGACAAGCAACTTACAGGTGTCATCGATTTTAAAACAAAGTTTCAAGAATTTGTACACCAACACTATTTAGGTATCATTCAATATAGAATTGTCAAAGAAGACGGTCCCGCACATAATAAAATGTTTACTTCTGAGATTTTATTGAACGGTAAGTCCGTTTCTCAAGGTGAAGGACGTACGAAAAAGGAGTCTGAACAAAAGGCTGCTGAACAAGCATACGTATTGATGACGCATAAGGAGTAGATTATGGTTTATTTAAAATCAATTGATGCATTTGGATTTAAATCCTTTGCAGAAGCCACTGAAATTCGTTTTGATCAAGGGGTAACAGCAATTGTAGGACCTAACGGGAGTGGGAAAAGTAATATAACAGATGCGATAAAATGGGTCCTCGGTGAACAATCTGCACGCGTATTACGTGGGAGCAAAATGGAGGATATTATTTTTTCTGGAGCCAAACACCGCAATGCACAAAATCTAGCAGAAGTACAACTCAAATTAGATAATCGTAGCGGTTTGCTCAATATTGATGCCGAAGATGTAACGGTGACACGTCGTCTTTATCGCAACGGTGATAGTGCGTTTTATTTAAATAATGAACGGCGGCGGCTCAAAGATATTCGAGATTTATTTTTAGATTCTGGTTTAGGTAAAGAAGCATTTAGTATTATTTCGCAAGGAAGAGTAGATGAAGTACTCAATGCGAAACCGATTGATCGACGACAGATCATTGAAGAATCAGCCGGCGTGTTGAAATATAAGAAACGTAAAGAAGCATCTTTAGAAAAGCTCAGTCAAACGGAAGATAATTTAACGCGTGTGGAAGATATTCTTTATGATTTAGAAGGTCGTGTTGAGCCTTTGAAAGAAGAGGCAGCGATTGCTAAAGAATACTTACAATTAAGTGAGATACTCAAAGACAGTGATATCCGAGTCACAGTCCATGATGTTCAATCTTATCAGTCTCAAATTGCGCAATATGATGTCGAATTAAACGCATTAAAAGGGCAACAGGCAGATGCACATCAAAAAAAATCGCAAATCACGCATACGATTCAAAACGCAAAAGGTGAACGTTTTAAAATTGATCAACAATTAGAAGCGGTTAATCAACAACTCATCGAAGCAACGGAACAAGTTGAAAAATTAGCTGGAAAATATCAATTAATAGAAGAACGACAAAAAAATCAATCTCAGTCTAATGCACGGATTGAAGAAGAACAATTGGCGATTGATCATCAACAGCAATTGCTTGATAAAGACTTTTCTGACACCGAACAAGCGATTTGTCAGTTAAAAGACAAAAGAAAACAGTTGAATGCAACCATCCAACAACTAGAAGGACAATTGTATCAAGCCGATGAGGACGTTGAAGCGGATGTAGAGCAATTAAAAGATCAGTACTATCAATTGATTACTGAACAAGCCGATATCAACAATGACATTCGCTTTTTAACGCGCACGATAGAGGAACATAAAGCCAAGCAACAGCGCATTGATTCACGTTTATCAGAAGCCTACGCGCAATTAAAAGATGCCCAACAGCAAAAAGCTGACATTGAACAACAACAGCAACAACAGCAACAACAAATGCGGCAGATTGAAGATGAATGCAAACAAATTGCGACGGCACTAACAGAAGCTAAAAATGTACAAAACCAAACAGAATCTCAACTTTATCAAGCGTATCGTTATAACGATAAACTGAAAGCCCGTATTGAAACGATGAAAATGCGTGAGGATGATTTGAGCAATTTTTATCAAGGCGTGAAAGCCATTTTAAAAGCGAAAGACGATCAATTGAAGGGAATACACGGAGCAGTCGCCCAACAAATTGATGTCCCTTCTCGCTACACGAGCGCAATTGAAACGGCGTTAGGTGCAAGTATGCAACATATCATCGTATCTGATGAAGCGGCAGCCCGACAAGCCATTCAATTTTTAAAAACTAAAAAAATGGGGCGAGTGACATTTTTACCTTTGTCTGTCATTCAAGGCAAATCATTGGATGCACGAATCATCAATACGGCGCAACAAATGCCGGGTTTTGTTACTGTTGCAAGTGATGCTGTCCAAGTGGATTCATCCTATCGTGGCATTATCAATCATTTACTAGGACGTACATTGATTGTAGACAACTTGAAACATGCGAATGAGATTGCGCGTGCAATTCAATACCACACACGTCTAGTCACTTTAGAGGGAGATGTTGTGAACCCAGGTGGTTCTATGACAGGTGGCGGCACGCAACAACGTCAGTCGTTATTAGGACAAAAAGATGAAATGCGACAATTACAAGCTCAGTTAGAGGAATATGTTGAGAAAACGCAACAATTGGAGACGTATTGCCAAACTAAGAAAGCAGAACAAGATCAACTGAGTGAACAATATGTCACAGCACAACAACAATATAATGACTGCAAACAAGCGTTACATCACTTGGCATTGGA from Staphylococcus lutrae encodes:
- a CDS encoding acyl carrier protein, with translation MDNFDKVKDIIVDRLGVDADKVTEDASFKDDLGADSLDIAELVMELEDEFGTEIPDEEAEKINTVGDAVNYINTLEK
- the rnc gene encoding ribonuclease III, with protein sequence MTKARKEMLIAQFQEKFKTKMEEWELQYNDITLYQQAFSHSSFINDFNMARTEHNERLEFLGDAVLELTISRYLFDTFPQLPEGDLTKMRATIVCEPSLVIFAKQIELMSLILLGKGEEKTGGRTRPSLVADVFEAFIGALYLDQGLSVVWQFAETVIFPHVKDKQLTGVIDFKTKFQEFVHQHYLGIIQYRIVKEDGPAHNKMFTSEILLNGKSVSQGEGRTKKESEQKAAEQAYVLMTHKE
- the smc gene encoding chromosome segregation protein SMC — translated: MVYLKSIDAFGFKSFAEATEIRFDQGVTAIVGPNGSGKSNITDAIKWVLGEQSARVLRGSKMEDIIFSGAKHRNAQNLAEVQLKLDNRSGLLNIDAEDVTVTRRLYRNGDSAFYLNNERRRLKDIRDLFLDSGLGKEAFSIISQGRVDEVLNAKPIDRRQIIEESAGVLKYKKRKEASLEKLSQTEDNLTRVEDILYDLEGRVEPLKEEAAIAKEYLQLSEILKDSDIRVTVHDVQSYQSQIAQYDVELNALKGQQADAHQKKSQITHTIQNAKGERFKIDQQLEAVNQQLIEATEQVEKLAGKYQLIEERQKNQSQSNARIEEEQLAIDHQQQLLDKDFSDTEQAICQLKDKRKQLNATIQQLEGQLYQADEDVEADVEQLKDQYYQLITEQADINNDIRFLTRTIEEHKAKQQRIDSRLSEAYAQLKDAQQQKADIEQQQQQQQQQMRQIEDECKQIATALTEAKNVQNQTESQLYQAYRYNDKLKARIETMKMREDDLSNFYQGVKAILKAKDDQLKGIHGAVAQQIDVPSRYTSAIETALGASMQHIIVSDEAAARQAIQFLKTKKMGRVTFLPLSVIQGKSLDARIINTAQQMPGFVTVASDAVQVDSSYRGIINHLLGRTLIVDNLKHANEIARAIQYHTRLVTLEGDVVNPGGSMTGGGTQQRQSLLGQKDEMRQLQAQLEEYVEKTQQLETYCQTKKAEQDQLSEQYVTAQQQYNDCKQALHHLALEHDRYSEVIQRLKHDHEEFEFEKNDGYASAQSEATLQEKQAQQAQMTEQLEKMDQRIKAMTAQRKVTQAQTSQLQQQLHQHQSDLAVVVERMTTQQQQLKRLKHQQGQLDEQQQKLRAQLALINSDEVNDDSTLEAIQTQITQQQTEKDRHIEVQQQLRQQRQEMEDLIESNEQALEHIHQKLLNIENQYQEIKTAQSRLDVLIDQALKHLEETYHITFNYAQQNYPLEAQEIEALRQKVKLTKMSIEELGHVNLNAVEQYEEVSTRYQFLSEQRQDLRDAKMTLEKIIQEMDEEVADRFSQTFHAIQGHFANVFQSLFGGGQAELILTEKDYLTAGVDIKVQPPGKKLQHLSLLSGGERALSAIALLFAILKVRSAPFVILDEVEAALDEANVIRYATYLKTLSKETQFIVITHRKGTMEMCDCLYGVTMQEMGVSRLVSVNLNTIDEVLKEEQT
- the fabD gene encoding ACP S-malonyltransferase, giving the protein MSKTVLMFPGQGAQKVGMAQDLYQHDEAATAVLDVAAKNVTFDLLETMFEDPNQILGQTENTQPALLTHSMALYHAMGCPAADYTIGHSLGEYSSLVMSGVLKFEDAVQIVRKRGALMAQAFPNGVGSMAAVLGLSFDEVKAVCTQLSTETSVIEPANINAPGQIVVSGHKEAIDRLVNEGKSLGAKRVMPLAVSGPFHSSMMQVIEDDFRTFIDQFEWHDAQYPVVQNVNARPETEGEKIKQNMVAQLYSPVQFIASVEWLIEQGVDHFIEIGPNKVLSGLVKKINRDVKITSIQTLEDVKEWKTNE
- the fabG gene encoding 3-oxoacyl-[acyl-carrier-protein] reductase, whose protein sequence is MSKVALVTGASRGIGRSIALQLAEEGYNVVVNYAGNKDKAEAVVEEIKAKGVDSMAIQANVANGDEVKAMIKETVKTFGSLDVLVNNAGITRDNLLMRMKEHEWDAVIDTNLKGVFNCIQKVTPQMLKQRSGRIINLTSVVGAVGNPGQINYVASKAGVIGMTKTAARELASRHITVNAVAPGFIVSDMTDALSDDLKATMKTQIPLGRFGQDTDIAHTVAFLASEKAAYITGQTIHVNGGMHME